The following are encoded in a window of Scleropages formosus chromosome 7, fSclFor1.1, whole genome shotgun sequence genomic DNA:
- the ankrd12 gene encoding ankyrin repeat domain-containing protein 12 isoform X1 yields MAKPGTDKDSAMVEKQAGKKSKDKISPFTKTPKLDRSELLGKEMKMKSSMKRKLSFTVSPPQNEERDSDTDSDPGHSSETWGERLIAPCTIFSDKDGPDKKKVKKETGNKKSTPMNILFGYPLSERKQMALLMQMTARDNSPDTTPNHPSQAPTVQKKIASSTSSRQKDKVNKRNERGETPLHMAAIRGDAKQVRELISLGADVNVKDFAGWTPLHEACNLGYYDVAKVLIAAGAEVNTQGLDDDTPLHDASSSGHKDIVKLLLRHGGNAFQANKRGERPVDVADSQEVEQLLKGEVPLSDPDDSSSESEDPASVNPSSVDDNMEYSDGEKDSDNKQTSSVKTPASASGLDEYEFKDDEEEVDLSKALNDRHILRRELRQREKDEKDRNHLVTKQDKINPPASKSKKQKPSRILYCSSESSGDDTETPVERKSSPTSSATAEGHKPDAKPKKELVTEHKEKGKVKKKYKNLSKNKENQEVKEDGKENSKAPFFSSTVAGLETPEKGREEDSFKMSFSPKDDSSVHLFHLSSVKSPKLNHSLTDKQSAPLKQENAKTCVSLGDASCQVDSGKYDHYAEDCATESSSSKGFKHKEKSKHHQRDLCLDADDRSSSPYKDAVSLDNAEGALRKTDKDGKVLKKHKLKHKGKDKHKKEYEMEKDKHRQKELKKDGHRNLEFDREFWKENFFKSDENEEPPSGKTETHESSSPKKMADASPAKEERTGREKHTSSKEKRQKEEWEKDKSLKKEKESSCKDEKARLSEREEKTSNYVTDEGPDESLYTAVMKEEPEDQPVTENDADQEQLDSPEKVCREKTERRLLGKEKENEKMDKRHLEKEKKIKTEHLQDKSEVHNFTDRWKEREKTTTTSSHSGGENKHKESEKLKAILMSKKPEENKRSKDKTDRKNDKEKQEKDRCPGDNRDKEKMGTEKKMKTLEKAGDHSKPDRMKEREKEWDKKKKEKPKEATSSSSNLKLLLEDRKSSLSESSKMFHDKTAIAKLKDDVPKTPEKDRRERDRDADRHRDRDRDRYKDKSQQARSTKSNINTVEADKSKAKSLPATKDVRPKEKRLVNDDLMQTSFERMLSLKDQEIELWHKKHMEKIKQKERERMKQRPGLEQGKLKTKDKVKNSAGEICLSKDLQRSKSSEVSESHAREKVLKDATSTRSFSLDAKGLSYTGKQGPSLDNNLSRSPRPESERGGLISRSVSMISMASSEDSCQTPALTPRPLSEYDSDFTVEGSDSQPSLSQSSNAVHAIRSPAIHEKETDGLFDALQRNKMSASGRHTTPYLRSILDEDSKPSADSRLCEDSSRPGVHAHLSSESVRCPQPEGVVAPPPQSNSNQGLLHLSRSNGSSDSENPSENGSEGNVTGARLLPLSRNSDTVIKDLSEKTGHQPALLHAEGTQLSALDSKRPHVSDPLLDRSTQCVQVDDTRMENDSRKSASECNKKETKDYLSTDTSGTSSSSLSHQLLSTNAKVSLDSYKKQWDVHAESNLDMSQKTEVDLPLVPEQKDKSTGETALSIPECKVEEHKMIESSRDEWASSSAKPSIAPLCIISQRMDGSLDDSALNFKVGITEAKHTEEDVDVEVTDAGSKDTKTPKPSAVPTETCDAPLPDRLDCIFPASCTPETGYSDSEHKNEITAVSSGLEKGSSVEVAEKVRPPTEGSSVIQPTGEIIKVESGEELITDHSAPEEKLYHPRKDTTTGELHSAQVDLQAEHINTSSGGSSPVPGDGDSDSSGTRAKVRLSEDEDVQLHHPRKRKMPRVPQPVQAGPTTQQAKEKSQQSLAAIVDSLKLEEIQPYQTERANPYYEFLHIRKKIEEKRKVLCSVIPQAPQYYDEYVTFNGSYLLDGNPLSKLCIPTITPPPSLPEPLKEMFKQQEVVRMKLRLQHSIEREKLIVSNEQEVLRVHYRAARTLANQTLPFSACTVLLDAEVYNMPQDAQGDDGKTSVRDRFNARQFMSWLQDVDDKFDKLKTRLLMRQQHEAAALNAVQRLEWQLKLQELDPATYKSTSIFEIPEFYIPLVDVNDDFDLTPI; encoded by the exons ATGGCCAAACCCGGGACCGACAAGGACAGCGCCATGGTGGAAAAACAAGCTGGGAAGAAG AGCAAAGATAAAATTTCCCCATTCACCAAGACTCCAAAGTTGGACCGGAGTGAGCTGCTGGGGAAAGAGATGAAGATGAAGTCCTCCATGAAAAGAAAGCTCTCCTTCACAGTCAGCCCACCGCAGAATGAAGAGCGGGACTCTGACACTG ATTCAGACCCAGGACACTCGAGTGAGACCTGGGGAGAGAGATTAATCGCTCCCTGCACGATTTTCTCAG ACAAGGATGGGCCAGACAAGAAGAAAGTGAAGAAGGAGACGGGAAACAAGAAATCCACCCCCATGAACATCCTGTTTGGCTATCCTCTGTCAGAACGGAAGCAGATGGCACTCCTGATGCAGATGACTGCCAGGGACAACAGCCCAG ACACCACCCCTAACCACCCCTCGCAGGCACCCACAGTGCAGAAAAAGATTGCCAGCAGCACCTCATCGCGGCAGAAGGATAAAGTCAACAAGAGGAATGAACGCGGAGAGACCCCGCTGCACATGGCCGCCATCCGAGGGGATGCCAAACAGGTCCGAGAGCTCATCAGCTTGGGAGCTGATGTCAATGTCAAAGACTTTGCAg GCTGGACTCCTCTTCATGAAGCATGTAACCTTGGCTATTATGATGTGGCCAAAGTGCTGATTGCAGCAGGTGCAGAGGTTAACACGCAGGGGCTGGATGATGACACTCCACTACACGACGCATCCAGCAGTGGGCACAAGGAT ATTGTGAAGCTGCTGTTGCGACATGGAGGAAATGCCTTCCAGGCCAACAAACGTGGGGAACGTCCAGTAGATGTTGCAGACTCCCAGGAGGTGGAGCAGTTGCTCAAAGGCGAGGTGCCACTATCTGATCCAGATGACAGTTCTTCAG AATCAGAGGACCCTGCATCTGTGAATCCCTCCAGTGTTGATGACAACATGGAATATTCAGATGGTGAAAAGGACTCCGATAACAAACAGACCAGTTCGGTCAAAACACCAGCGTCTGCATCTGGACTAGATGAATATGAATTCAAGGACGATGAGGAGGAAGTAGACCTGAGCAAAGCCCTTAATGACAGACATATTCTCAGGAGAGAGTTGCGCCAGCGAGAGAAGGACGAGAAGGACAGGAACCATTTGGTAACCAAACAGGACAAGATTAATCCACCTGCCTCCAagtcaaaaaagcaaaagccTTCCCGTATTCTGTACTGTAGCTCAGAGAGCTCTGGCGATGACACTGAAACCCCTGTTGAGAGGAAGTCCTCTCCCACATCTTCTGCCACTGCTGAAGGGCACAAGCCTGATGCCAAGCCTAAAAAAGAGCTTGTTACAGAGCATAAAGAGAAGGGAAAGGTCaagaaaaagtataaaaatttGAGCAAAAATAAGGAAAATCAAGAAGTGAAAGAAGATGGGAAAGAGAACAGTAAGGCGCCATTCTTTTCTTCCACAGTAGCAGGGTTGGAGACCCCAGAGAAAGGCAGAGAGGAAgattcttttaaaatgtctttcagCCCCAAGGACGACTCCTCTGTTCACCTCTTCCATTTATCATCTGTGAAATCTCCCAAGCTCAATCACAGCTTGACTGACAAACAGTCGGCCCCTCTTAAACAAGAAAACGCTAAAACGTGTGTCTCACTTGGAGATGCTTCCTGTCAGGTTGACTCTGGTAAATATGATCACTATGCAGAGGACTGTGCCACAGAGAGCTCCAGCAGCAAAGGCTTCAAGCACAAGGAGAAAAGTAAGCATCACCAGAGAGATCTATGCTTAGACGCAGATGACAGGAGCTCCAGTCCTTACAAGGATGCAGTCAGTTTGGACAATGCTGAAGGAGCTTTACGAAAGACTGACAAAGATGGCAAGGTCCTcaaaaaacataaattgaaACACAAGGGGAAAGATAAGCATAAAAAGGAATATGAAATGGAGAAGGACAAGCACCGACAGAAAGAACTGAAGAAAGATGGCCATAGGAATCTAGAATTTGACCGGGAGTTCTGGAAGgagaacttttttaaaagtgatgAAAATGAGGAACCTCCTTCGGGGAAAACGGAGACGCACGAAAGTTCTTCTCCAAAAAAGATGGCAGATGCATCGCCTGCGAAAGAGGAACGAACAGGTCGAGAAAAACATACCAGCAGTAAAGAGAAGCGGCAAAAGGAAGAATGGGAGAAAGACAAATCTttaaagaaggagaaggagtccTCATGTAAAGATGAAAAGGCTAGACTGAGTGAACGGGAAGAGAAGACAAGCAACTATGTCACAGATGAGGGACCTGACGAATCCCTCTACACTGCAGTCATGAAAGAAGAGCCAGAGGACCAGCCTGTTACTGAGAATGATGCTGATCAAGAACAGCTGGACTCTCCAGAGAAAGTTTGTCGTGAAAAAACAGAGAGGAGACTCCTaggaaaagagaaggaaaatgaaaagatgGATAAAAGGcatttggagaaagagaagaagatCAAAACTGAGCACTTGCAAGACAAATCTGAAGTGCATAATTTTACAGATCgatggaaagaaagagaaaagacaaccaccacctcctcccatTCTGGTGGAGAGAATAAACACAAGGAGAGTGAAAAGCTGAAAGCTATCTTGATGTCAAAGAAGCcagaagaaaacaagagaaGTAAGgacaagacagacagaaagaatgACAAAGAGAAGCAGGAGAAGGACCGGTGTCCTGGGGATAacagagacaaagaaaaaatgggcacagaaaagaaaatgaaaaccttAGAGAAAGCTGGGGATCATAGCAAGCCTGACAgaatgaaagagagagagaaggagtgggacaaaaagaaaaaagaaaagccaaaaGAAGCAACAAGTTCCAGCTCAAATTTGAAATTGCTCTTGGAAGACAGAAAGAGCAGCTTATCCGAAAGTAGTAAGATGTTCCATGACAAGACTGCCATTGCAAAGCTGAAGGATGATGTTCCAAAAACACCAGAAAAGGACAGGAGGGAACGGGACAGAGATGCTGACAGGCACAGGGACAGGGATCGAGACCGATACAAGGACAAGTCTCAACAGGCCAGGTCAACCAAGTCAAACATAAACACAGTGGAGGCTGACAAGAGTAAAGCTAAATCATTACCTGCCACCAAAGATGTCCGTCCTAAAGAAAAAAGACTTGTCAATGATGATCTCATGCAGACCAGCTTTGAGCGAATGCTGAGCCTTAAAGACCAGGAAATTGAACTGTGGCACAAGAAGCACATGGAAAAAATcaagcagaaagagagagaaaggatgAAGCAGCGACCTGGGCTGGAGCAAGGTAAGCTAAAGACCAAGGACAAGGTAAAGAACTCTGCAGGAGAGATTTGCCTCAGCAAAGACTTACAGCGTTCCAAGAGCTCTGAGGTATCGGAGAGTCACGCCCGAGAAAAGGTACTGAAAGATGCCACCAGCACTAGATCCTTCTCTTTGGATGCCAAGGGCCTGTCCTATACTGGAAAGCAAGGCCCCAGTCTTGATAACAACCTAAGCAGGTCCCCCAGGCCAGAAAGTGAGAGGGGTGGTCTCATATCCAGGTCGGTGTCCATGATTTCAATGGCTAGCTCAGAGGACTCTTGCCAAACACCTGCACTTACACCAAGACCCTTAAGCGAGTATGACTCAGATTTTACAGTGGAAGGTTCTGATTCTCAGCCATCACTTTCACAGTCATCTAATGCAGTGCATGCTATCCGGTCACCTGCCATCCATGAAAAAGAAACCGATGGTCTTTTTGATGCTTTGCAACGCAACAAGATGTCAGCTTCTGGTAGACACACCACCCCATACCTGAGATCTATTCTGGATGAAGACTCTAAACCTTCTGCTGACAGTAGGCTGTGTGAGGATTCCAGCCGGCCCGGCGTGCACGCACATTTAAGCAGTGAAAGTGTGAGGTGTCCTCAGCCTGAAGGAGTAGTGGCTCCTCCTCCACAGAGCAATAGCAATCAGGGTTTGCTACATCTGAGTCGAAGTAATGGCAGCTCTGACAGTGAAAATCCATCCGAAAATGGCAGCGAGGGGAATGTTACCGGTGCTCGGCTGCTGCCGCTCTCAAGGAACAGTGACACTGTGATAAAGGATTTAAGTGAAAAAACTGGCCATCAGCCTGCTCTTTTACACGCTGAAGGTACGCAGCTGTCCGCTCTAGATTCAAAAAGACCACACGTCTCTGACCCTCTATTAGACAGGAGCACACAGTGTGTACAGGTGGATGACACCAGAATGGAAAACGATAGTAGAAAGTCTGCCTCTGAATGTAACAAGAAGGAAACAAAGGATTATCTGTCTACGGACACATCAGGAACATCGTCATCATCTTTGTCTCATCAGCTTCTGTCCACTAATGCCAAAGTATCCTTAGATTCTTACAAGAAACAGTGGGATGTCCACGCAGAGTCCAACCTTGACATGTCACAAAAAACTGAAGTTGATTTACCTTTAGTCCCTGAGCAAAAAGACAAGTCCACAGGTGAGACTGCTCTGTCCATTCCAGAATGCAAAGTGGAGGAACATAAGATGATTGAAAGCTCCAGGGATGAATGGGCCAGCAGCAGTGCCAAGCCTTCCATTGCTCCTCTCTGCATTATCTCACAGAGGATGGATGGCAGTTTAGATGACTCTGCCCTTAATTTCAAGGTGGGTATTACTGAGGCCAAACACACTGAAGAGGATGTGGACGTGGAGGTCACAGATGCAGGCTCAAAAGACACTAAAACACCAAAACCCTCAGcagtacctacagaaacctgcgATGCTCCTCTGCCGGACAGACTTGATTGCATCTTTCCTGCGTCTTGTACACCAGAGACTGGCTACTCCGATTctgaacataaaaatgaaataacagcTGTTTCCAGTGGCTTGGAAAAGGGCAGCAGTGTGGAGGTGGCAGAGAAGGTAAGACCTCCAACTGAAGGCAGCAGTGTCATACAACCCACAGGTGAAATAATAAAGGTTGAGTCAGGGGAAGAGCTGATTACTGACCACAGTGCACCCGAGGAAAAACTTTACCATCCACGCAAGGATACGACCACTGGGGAACTGCACAGTGCCCAAGTGGATCTCCAGGCAGAGCACATTAACACTTCCTCAGGTGGCTCTTCTCCAGTGCCAGGAGATGGGGACTCTGATTCTTCAGGGACTAGAGCTAAGGTCCGCCTGTCAGAGGATGAAGATGTGCAGCTGCATCACCCACGGAAGAGGAAGATGCCCCGAGTACCCCAACCTGTACAAGCTGGCCCCACTACCCAGCAGGCCAAGGAGAAAAGCCAGCAGTCCTTGGCTGCTATTGTGGACTCGCTCAAGTTGGAGGAGATCCAACCATACCAGACTGAGAGGGCCAACCCTTACTACGAATTCTTGCACATCCGCAAGAAGATTGAGGAGAAGCGGAAAGTGTTGTGCAGCGTCATTCCCCAAGCACCACAGTATTATGATGAGTATGTGACCTTCAATGGATCTTATCTCCTGGATGGAAACCCTCTGAGCAAGCTTTGTATTCCAACT ATAACACCTCCTCCTTCATTGCCTGAGCCACTGAAGGAGATGTTCAAGCAGCAAGAGGTTGTTCGCATGAAGCTGCGTCTGCAACACAGCATTGAACGG gAAAAATTAATTGTATCAAACGAACAAGAGGTTTTACGTGTCCATTATCGTGCAGCAAGAACACTAGCCAATCAGACCCTTCCGTTCAGTGCCTGCACAGTTTTGCTTGATGCTGAAGTTTACAATATGCCCCAGGATGCCCAG GGAGATGATGGCAAAACATCTGTCCGGGACAGGTTCAATGCTAGGCAGTTCATGTCTTGGCTCCAGGATGTTGATGACAAGTTTGACAAACTGAAG ACCCGCCTCTTAATGCGCCAGCAGCACGAAGCAGCGGCGCTCAACGCGGTTCAGCGGCTTGAGTGGCAGCTGAAGCTGCAGGAACTCGACCCAGCCACCTACAAGTCCACCAGCATATTCGAGATTCCGGAGTTCTACATCCCCCTGGTTGATGTCAACGATGACTTTGATCTCACCCCAATATGA